Genomic segment of Planifilum fulgidum:
CAGTGACCGTGGTTTCCAGTACACGTCCCATGACTACCATCACATGCTAGCTCAGTTTGGCCTCAGATCCAGCATGTCAAGAAGAGGCAATTGCTTGGACAATGCCCCAATCGAGAGCTTCTTCTCCCACTTAAAGACAGAAGCTCTCCAACACCATCATATCCAAGATACTGAGCAGGCTCAAATCCTAATTCAAAGGTATATTCGTTTTTACAACGAGGAGCGGCTTCAACTGAAATTAAACAAGCTGACGCCTGTAGAATACAGGCGTCAGCACGCCGCATAAGCCGGGTGTTTTTACGTGTCTACATTTTTGGGGCTTGACCACGTGGGCGCCGGGGGTTTTTGTTTCCGGAACCTGGGCGGGGGTGTGGTAAACTGGCGATAAAAAGGGAGCAGGAGAGGAGAAAACGGATGTACGACTTTGTGATCATCGGCGGGGGGATTGTGGGGATCTCCACGGCGTATCACCTGGTCTCCTCCGCTCCGGGGGCGAAGGTCCTGGTGTTGGAAAAGGAGCCCTCCCTCGGCCTGCACCAGACCGGCCGCAACAGCGGGGTGATTCATTCCGGCATCTACTATCGGCCGGGGAGTTTGAAGGCGCGTTTCGCCGTCGAGGGGAGCCGGGCGATGTACGCCTTTTGCAGGCGGCACGACATTCCCCACGAGCGGTGCGGAAAGGTGATCGTGGCGGTCAGGGAAGAGGAACGGCCGCAGCTGGAAGCCCTGTATCGCCGGGGAATCCAGAATGGCCTGCGGCTGAAAAAACTGACGCCGGAGGAGCTCAGGGAGAAAGAGCCCCACGTCCGGGGGCTGGAGGCCCTTTACGTTCCGGACACGGGGATCGTGGATTTCAGGCGGGTATTAAGGGTGCTGGCGGCGATGGCGGAGGAGAAGGGGGTCGAGATCCGGACCTCCGCCGGAGTGGAGGAGATCGAGGAACACCGGGAATGGACGGAGGTGCACACAAGCGGCGAAACGGTGCGGACGCGGTTTTTGATCAACTGCGCCGGGCTGTTCAGCGACCGGATCGCCCGGAGGGCCCGGGTTTCGCTTGATCTGAAAATCGTGCCCTTCCGCGGGGAGTATTACGAGCTTCGCCCGGAAAAGCGCCATCTGGTGAAAAACCTGATCTACCCCGTTCCCAATCCTTCCTTTCCGTTCCTCGGGGTGCATTTCACGCGCATGATCGACGGGACGGTGCACGTGGGGCCGAACGCGGTGTTGGCCCTGAAGCGGGAGGGGTACCGCAAGCGGGATATTTGCCTGCGGGACGCGCTGGAAGTCTTCGCCTATCCCGCCTTCTGGAAGATCGCTTTCCGGCACATGCCCGAGGGAATCGGGGAATTGGTCCGCTCCTTCAGCAAAGGGGCGATGGTCCGGTTGGTCCGGCGGTACCTTCCGGAAATAAACGGCGGCGACCTGATCCCCGCCCCGGCGGGGGTTCGCGCCCAGGCGCTGTCCAGGGACGGCCGGCTGCTGGACGATTTTGTGATCCTCCGGTCCAAGCGGGGAGTGCACGTCTGCAACGCCCCGTCGCCGGCGGCCACCGCTTCCCTCAGGATCGGATCCTATATTGCCGAACGGGTCCTCGAAGGCCCCTTCGAAAAATCGACGGGGTGAGGATGCATTCATCGTTTCTTTTTGCGGTTTCACCGGATGGCGGCCTGCAGCGGCAAGCGCCGTCTGTGCGGGAAGGGGAGGGAGCCGGCCGATCCGTGCAAGGTGGGATCTCGCCGGGGAAGGCGAAGAAAGGCACGGGGGCTTCCGGATTTGAGGCCGATTCTTGCGAGGGTTCTTTCATGCGGGTGACGGCCGGATGCCATCAATCAATCGGCCAGAAGAGAGCTTTCCGACTCACCGGGAAGTGATATGCTGGGAACAAAGGGCGCATGTTCCCGACGTTGTTTGGACGGCATTGAGGGGCGGAGAACCGGGTGGCGGTGGCTTCTCATCCAGTCATGAGGGGCTGCCCGGTTTTCATGGATTTTGTCATGATCAAAACGGAAGAGGATGCGAAGGCGCTTTGGTCGACGGAAGCGAGAACAAGGCACCAAAATCCAATAAATTCCGGAGGGGATTGGAAGGGCGATAAGAAAATTTGTCCAGGCGAATCGGTAAAGAATGCACCGGCGGCAAAAAATTGGGCTACAGAAGAAAAGCGAAAGGTTATGCCATGCTGGCCGAAAGGACACTATCCGATCCCAAGCAGTACGACGATCCACCGGATCTGACTTCAGAAGGGTCGATTGCCGGCTGGCGATGAGACCAGGCATTTCAGCCGATCGACTGAACCGGTCAAGAGAATTTTGGCAGATGATGCACCCACGACAGATAGGATCAAAACCCCTTGGGCGATTCAACCGAAAAGTACCGGCCGTATCTGTCAAATGACAAAAGGAACGGCGTTTCTGCCGCTATCTTGAACGGACTCACTGCAAACCCGATCCTTTGATACAGACGGGCTGTGTGTGAAGATTATAAAATTGCTGTTCTCAGAACGATGGACCAAAATAAAAAATCCGGCACGCGGCCGGTTCTATTCGTGCTTTTGATTTTGCAATTGGATTTGCATTTGTAACTTCGCTAAGCGTTTAAGGCGTTTTTCTTCTTTGTGATCTTTGACGATCAAGATTGCATGGATGGCTCCCGGAATCCACCCTAATATGCAAAGAATGATATTCAGTAGTGCCTGAAATGGTTTTCCCGTCAGTAAAATCGCAAGCGGCGGGCATACGATGGCCAAGAAGTACATGAGTATTCCTCCCACATGAAAACACTTTTTTAAAACGTGACCAATACATTCCCCGTTTTTTCTTCAGCTCACCCCTGATTTTTGCCATATATTCTGCCAAGCGTGCCCAAAAGAAGCACAAGGCGCTTCAAAATCAGTTAAATCAATATTGCCGGTCCGGATTGAGCCCCCTAATGCTACTTATCGGGATCGGGATATGGGTACGAGTTTGCCTTCCCGGATTTACCCGAACATGGGTTGAAAAAAGGTGGGGACAACAGCAAGCTGCAAAAAATCCACTCCTATCCATCATACCATCCATTTATGGATTCCGTCACAATGATTTTGCGCATTCTTCTCATATCCGTCCCGCTTATATGTGGGTTTTCCGGCGCACCATTTCTCTGATAAAACCGTTTCCTCCGGTGAGAGAAAGAGAGGCTTGCCGCGGCAACAAGCGTCGCAGCAAGCCTGTTTTTCCTTTTTCCCCGGGATGGTTCCCCGGGGCAGATAAGGATTGTGCTACTTCAGGCCCGCGGCGGGCTATCAGGCGCCCGGTTGGTTGGCGTGCCTGCGAAGGACATATTTCATCACTTTGCCCATGCTGTTTTTCGGCAGTTCCTTGACGAACTCCACTTCGTGCAGGCTATAGTCCGCCATATGCTTCCGCACGTGGGCGATGATCTCTTCTTCCGCGATTTGGGCGCCTTCCTTCAGGACCACATAGGCCCGGGCCAGCTCTCCCCACACCGGGTGCTTGACGCCGACGACGGCCGATTCCTCCACTTCTTCCAGCTGTTCGATCACCGATTCCACCTGGGCCGGGAACACCTTTTCCCCGCTGGTGATGATCATGTCCCGCAGGCGGTCCACGATATAGAGGAAGCCGTCTTCATCCATGTAGCCCACGTCGCGGGTGTGGTACCAACCGTTCCGGATCACCTCTTCCGTGGCCTCCGGGTTGTTCCAGTATCCGGCGAAGACGAGGGGACCCCGGCAAACCACTTCGCCGATTTCACCCGGCGGCAGGGCTTCGCCCGTGACGGGGTCGACGATTTTCATCTCGGTCGAGAAAACCGGTTTACCCGCGGAGCCGCAGGTTTCCATCCCCATCTCCGGCAGCCAGAAAGTGGCGGCTCCGGTAAATTCGGTGGCTCCGTATACCTGCACCACATGGAAGCCCCACTCGTGCATCCCGGAGATCAGGTGTTCCGGAACCCGGGATCCGCCGCAAACGATCATGCGGAGCGTCGGCGCCACGATGTCCTGGGTTTTCACGATCTCATACATGTAGCTGAGCATGGAGGGAACCGAAAACATGCCCGTGATCTGCTCGGATTCGATCAGATCCCAGATCTGCAGGGGATGAAATTGGGTGTTGAGCACCAGGGTGATTCCGCGGGCGAGTGCCGTGATGGTGAAAACCATCCCGCTGATGTGGAAGAGCGGGGTGACGAACAAGAAGCGGTCCCGATACCGCAGGTCGAGGGTCCGCACAATGGAGTTGCTTCCGCTGTCGAGGTTGGAGTGGGTGCAGACAACCCCCTTCGGGCGCCCGGTGGTGCCCGAGGTGTAGATGATCAGGGCGGGATCGCTTGCCTCCACGCTCGCCTCGGGTTCATCCGCCGGATACCCCTGGATCAGATGATCGAAGCCGGTGGTGTCTTCCCCGTTGGCGACCCGGATCTCCTGCTGGATGAAGGGGAGATTCCCCAGAAGCGGAGTCACCTGTTGGAAGTCGCCGTCGTAGAACAGGATCTTCGGCGTGCAATTTTCCAGTATGTACCGGATTTCATCCGTCTTTTGACGCCAGTTGATGGGCACGGCGACGGCGCCGATCTTGGCCGCGGCGAGATAGATGACCGGAAACGGGTGCAGATTTTTGCAGAGAATGGCGACCCGGTCTCCTTTTTGGATATTGTTCTGAAGAAGAAAATGGGCCACCCGGTTGACCGTCTCGTTGTATTCGCGGAACGTCAACCGCTTGGTCCGCGTCACCACCGCTTCCAGATCCGGTGACAACCGCACACGATGTCGAAGCAGATCTCCGATGACGCCGTTGGTCACATCCATCCCTCCATTTGAAGAAATCGCAACTCCCACCGTCTCATGTTAGTATATTTCGATAAAAATATAAAGAGGTTTTCAACAGAATTCTGGTTATTTTCTCTCATTATCCATTTCCCGATGAGAGTTTAATCTACACTTAAAAAAATGAAACCGGGAGTTGTCGGCGGAAGGGAAACATCGCGCCGATGAAGAAGCTTGCCGTGGGGGAGACCTTGGAAACAAACCGTGAGGGGGATGTGGGATGGAGCAGCTGGAACATTTGACGACGGAGAGGGAAAATGAGAAATCCGTCGGGTTGGATGAGATGAGCCCGCTGGAGATCGTCACCCTGATGAATGAGGAAGACCGGACCGTGGCCGAAGCGGTGAGACAGGTCCTTCCGGCCATTGCCGAGGCGGTGGAGGCGATCGCGGCATCCTTCAGGGCGGGAGGCCGGTTGATCTATGTGGGGGCCGGCACCAGCGGCCGGTTGGGCGTCTTGGATGCCTCCGAACTTCCTCCCACCTTCGGACTGGATCCTTCCCGGGCGATTGCCTTGATGGCGGGGGGAAGGGAAGCGGTGTTCCAGGCCAAGGAGGGGGCTGAAGATGACGCGGAAGCGGGGAGGCGGGACCTGCAGGGGATTCGCCTGGAGGCCCGGGATGCGGTCGTGGGGATCAGCGCCAGCGGCAGAACCCCTTATGTGGTCGGGGCGCTCCGGTACGCGAAGGAAATCGGCGCGAAGGCGATCTCCCTTTCCTGCAACCGGGGGTCGCGCATGAGCTCCGTCGCCGATGTGGCCATCGAAGTGGTGACGGGGCCGGAGGTGTTGACCGGTTCGACGCGGCTGAAGGCGGGGACCGCCCAGAAGATGGTGCTCAACATGCTGAGCACCGCCGCCATGGTCCGCTTGGGAAAAACCTACAAAAATTTGATGGTGGATGTGAAGCCCACCAATGAGAAACTGATGGATCGCGCTCGCCGGATCTTGATGAAGGCGACGGGGGTTTCCTACGAGGAGGCGGAGCGCGCGCTGAAGGCGGCGGACCATCAGGTGAAGGTGGCGCTGGTGATGATCCGGACCGGCGCCACGGCGGAGGAGGCCCGCGCCCGCCTGGAGGCCGCGGGCGGATTTGTCCGCGGCGCCGTGGAAGGGTGAGGCGCGCCGTTTTTCGGAGTCTCTTCCCCGATCTGCTTAAAGGGGAGACCGGTCCGCGGCGCATCGGCAGCGGGGCCCGCCGTCGGCGGGCCTTTTTTGTGGAGGGGTCGGCTTTCTGACAAGTGATCCGGAGGATGTCGGGCGGCTTTATGGGAGGCGGGAAAAACAAACGGAAAAAAGGAGGATGCTCCGCGGAGGCCAAGCCGAGCATCCCAGGGATGCGGTCGCGCCGGGGTTTTCTTTTGGAGCGGTTGTTGGGGGAATCGTCCTGACGGAAGAGGGGGGGGGATCGGAGTCGGAAGGCGAAGCGGGAGGGGCTTCCCGGGAGGATGGGCTTCGGTGCTGCCACCCGCCTGTTTGAAACCTTTGGGACATTTCTGCCGGGATGCGGGAGGGCGATCGGCTCCGGGCCGTTGCGGTGCGGTCGGCGGACCGGGCCGCATCGCCCTGGCCAATCCGGCGGAGGAATAGGAACCTTCGCCCCTTGACGCTTCTTCGACCCCTTCGTGACGGGGGATGCCGCCCGCCGCGAAGGAGGTTCCGGCCCGGGACTCGCCGGCGCCGAAAGCGTGGTGAACTCCGCGGCGGAGTGACTTGCGCGGAGCAGAGAGCGGGGGAAATCCGGATTCACATCCGGCTGCTCCTTTGCCCGTGCGAGTCCGAAGCAAGGGAAAAGGGAGGATGGACGCCGGCGATAGGGGGCGGGGAATCAGCCTTTCCGCGGCGGGACCGTCATCCCATCCTTGCATCCCTTATAATATCCAAATTTGTTTATTAAAATGGTTGACGGAGGTGACGGAGAGTGGTTCGGCTGTTGGTGTTGGGACTGCTGTCCAGAAAGCCCATGTCCGGGTACGAAATCCAGCAGTTTTTGCAGCTTTCCCATACCGAAAAGTGGGCGAACATTTTGCCGGGATCGATTTATCACGCGCTGAAGAAAATGGAGAAGGAAGAGCTGGTCGAAGTGCAGGCGGTGAAGCATACCGGCCACCGTTCAAAGGCCATTTACGGCATCACCCCGGCCGGGAAAGAGGAATATCGGCGTCGGCTGAAGGAGACGCTGCGCACCCCGTCGGTGGCTTTGCCCATCGCCTTTTACATTGCCCTGAGTTATCTGGACGATCTGCCCCGGGAGGAGGTGAAGGCCGCTCTGGATGAGCAGATCGCCAGGGTGGAAGCGGAGCGGAATCTGTGGTTGACGGGGAAAGCGGCCAAAGAAGAGGCATGGCCGTTGCCGGAGGTGATCCAGGCCGCCTTTG
This window contains:
- the murQ gene encoding N-acetylmuramic acid 6-phosphate etherase encodes the protein MEQLEHLTTERENEKSVGLDEMSPLEIVTLMNEEDRTVAEAVRQVLPAIAEAVEAIAASFRAGGRLIYVGAGTSGRLGVLDASELPPTFGLDPSRAIALMAGGREAVFQAKEGAEDDAEAGRRDLQGIRLEARDAVVGISASGRTPYVVGALRYAKEIGAKAISLSCNRGSRMSSVADVAIEVVTGPEVLTGSTRLKAGTAQKMVLNMLSTAAMVRLGKTYKNLMVDVKPTNEKLMDRARRILMKATGVSYEEAERALKAADHQVKVALVMIRTGATAEEARARLEAAGGFVRGAVEG
- a CDS encoding YqaE/Pmp3 family membrane protein; amino-acid sequence: MYFLAIVCPPLAILLTGKPFQALLNIILCILGWIPGAIHAILIVKDHKEEKRLKRLAKLQMQIQLQNQKHE
- the lhgO gene encoding L-2-hydroxyglutarate oxidase; its protein translation is MYDFVIIGGGIVGISTAYHLVSSAPGAKVLVLEKEPSLGLHQTGRNSGVIHSGIYYRPGSLKARFAVEGSRAMYAFCRRHDIPHERCGKVIVAVREEERPQLEALYRRGIQNGLRLKKLTPEELREKEPHVRGLEALYVPDTGIVDFRRVLRVLAAMAEEKGVEIRTSAGVEEIEEHREWTEVHTSGETVRTRFLINCAGLFSDRIARRARVSLDLKIVPFRGEYYELRPEKRHLVKNLIYPVPNPSFPFLGVHFTRMIDGTVHVGPNAVLALKREGYRKRDICLRDALEVFAYPAFWKIAFRHMPEGIGELVRSFSKGAMVRLVRRYLPEINGGDLIPAPAGVRAQALSRDGRLLDDFVILRSKRGVHVCNAPSPAATASLRIGSYIAERVLEGPFEKSTG
- a CDS encoding class I adenylate-forming enzyme family protein; translated protein: MDVTNGVIGDLLRHRVRLSPDLEAVVTRTKRLTFREYNETVNRVAHFLLQNNIQKGDRVAILCKNLHPFPVIYLAAAKIGAVAVPINWRQKTDEIRYILENCTPKILFYDGDFQQVTPLLGNLPFIQQEIRVANGEDTTGFDHLIQGYPADEPEASVEASDPALIIYTSGTTGRPKGVVCTHSNLDSGSNSIVRTLDLRYRDRFLFVTPLFHISGMVFTITALARGITLVLNTQFHPLQIWDLIESEQITGMFSVPSMLSYMYEIVKTQDIVAPTLRMIVCGGSRVPEHLISGMHEWGFHVVQVYGATEFTGAATFWLPEMGMETCGSAGKPVFSTEMKIVDPVTGEALPPGEIGEVVCRGPLVFAGYWNNPEATEEVIRNGWYHTRDVGYMDEDGFLYIVDRLRDMIITSGEKVFPAQVESVIEQLEEVEESAVVGVKHPVWGELARAYVVLKEGAQIAEEEIIAHVRKHMADYSLHEVEFVKELPKNSMGKVMKYVLRRHANQPGA
- a CDS encoding PadR family transcriptional regulator, whose product is MVRLLVLGLLSRKPMSGYEIQQFLQLSHTEKWANILPGSIYHALKKMEKEELVEVQAVKHTGHRSKAIYGITPAGKEEYRRRLKETLRTPSVALPIAFYIALSYLDDLPREEVKAALDEQIARVEAERNLWLTGKAAKEEAWPLPEVIQAAFASAREHFEVHLRFLRTLRRLLDTEPKPLVDFPLDEIGRD
- a CDS encoding IS3 family transposase; the encoded protein is MLAQFGLRSSMSRRGNCLDNAPIESFFSHLKTEALQHHHIQDTEQAQILIQRYIRFYNEERLQLKLNKLTPVEYRRQHAA